In the bacterium genome, ATGTGGACGGCCCGAGACTGAGCGCAGCGGTGTCTCCCCTGGAAGCCGGGGATCGGGTGGTTTGCCTGGAGGGCGATGTCAGCAAGGCAGGGGCGCCTGGGCGGGCCTTCGACGCGGCGGAAGAAAAATTCGGCGCGGTGGATATTCTCGTCAACAATGCGGGCATCATGGGGCCGGTCGCGCCCATCGAGAGCATGGACCCGGCCGGATGGCGCGAGACGCTGGAGGTGAACTTGACGGCCCCCTTTCTCTGGACGGCGGAGTTTCTGCGAAGGCTCCCGGCGGAGATCCCGGAGGATCGCAACGTTTGCGTCATTCACATTTCCTCTGTTTCGGGGAAAAAGCCGCTGGTGCATCGCGCCCCCTACTGTGCCGCCAAGGCGGGCATCATCGGCCTCACGCGCCAGATGGCGCTCGAACTCGGCCCGCGCGGCATCCGGGTGAACGCCATCTGTCCGGGGGCGGTTTCGGGCGAGCGCATCGAGCGCATCCTGAAGGGGAGGGCGGAGGCCTCGGGGAGAACGCTCGAGGAGGAGCGCGCCTATACCCTGGCGGAGACGCCGCTCGGCGCATTCATCGATCCGGCGGACATCGCCGCGGCGTCCGTTTTTCCCGCCTCCGACGCCGCCCGCCTCATCACCGGCGAGGATATGAACGTCAACGGCGGGCGGGTGATGTATTGAAGCGGGGCGGCCACGATGTATCTTTGGCGGCGTTTGATTGACGCATGTGGTTTTCGAATCGTATAACGGCGATGTTTTCTGACTCGACAGTGTTTTCCCGTACGAGAGGTTCAATTGAGCGCGAACGATGCGGCGGCTTCCTCCCCTGATTCTTCCTTGATCTCGGAAAAAATCCCCTGGGCTTCGATGGGGCTCTTGTTCGGGGCGCACTTCCTGGTGGACAGCCAGGTGAGTTTTCTCTCGCCGCTCCTTCCCCTGATTCAGGAAAAATTTCATTTGACCTTGGGCGGAGCCGGAGTGCTCGTCTATCTCATCTCTATCGCCAACGCGGGTGGGCAGCCGCTCACCGCCATTTTGGTGGATCGGTGGCCGCGCGCGCCCTGGCTGGTGGTGGGGCTGATCGGAAGCTCATTTTTCCTGACGGCGATGGGATGGCTCCCCTATTACGGGGCTTTGGTGGTGGCGGTACCGGTCGGCGGTTTTCTCGCAGGCCTCGCCCATCCGGATATGGCCTCGCGGGCCGGGGCGCTGAGCGCCAGGCACCGCGCGCTCTCGGTGAGTTTTTTTGTCTCGGGCGGCCGGCTCGGATTTTCGCTCGGTCCCCTGATCGCCATCTTTGTTGCCCAAAAATGGGGGATGGAGTGGCTCTGGGTGTATGTCGTGGTGAACGCCGTTGCGGTGTTCGGAATCATGAAAGGGCTGCCCAAGCCTGAGGTGAAAGAGGGGGCGACCCTCCTCAAGGGGCTTGGCCATGCGCTCTGGAAGGCCCGGAAGCCGGCGTCCCTCCTTTTGGGAGTGACCATCTGCCGGGCTATCGTGGCCATTAATGTGCAGGGTTTCCTGCCGACGCTTTATGTGGAGCGGGGATTGGGCCTTTGGAGCGGCGGCATCGCGAACAGCATCCTGCTTTTTTTCGGCATGGGCGGCGTCATGCTGGGCGGCGTCCTGGCCGATCGCTACGAAAAAAAGTCCATCATCAGTTTCGGCATCATGCTGGCTTTTTTCAGCATGATCGGATTTTTGTTGGTGCCCCCGGGCTGGGGGATGTTCGTGTTGTCGGCGTTGGGCGTGGGGATCTACATGCCGATGGGGGTGAGCATGGCCTTCGGGCAGGAGATCCTCCCGACCCATCGCGGCTTTGCGAGCGCGCTCACGCTGGGTGCCTCCTGGGGGATTGCCAGTTTTTCGGTCGTGCCCCTCGCGGTGCTCGCGGAGCGGGTGGGACTTTTCCAGGCCTTCTGGGCGCTGCCGGTTTCGCTGCTGCTGGCGTTCACCCTCTCGCGGTTTCTGCCCAAATCGGTGTAACGGGTTGTACGAAAAAAAACGGCTCCTCCCGGGGGAGAAGCCGTTTTGCGCCGGAAAGCGGTGCACCGAATCAGGCCGTTGCCGCGGCCCCGGCTTTTTTCTGCTCGGCGAGGAGATTGTCCAGAACCTTGTCGATGCGCGGCTGATCAGTCCAGGTCGCTTTGTAGGAAATTTTTCCTTCCTTGTCGATGACATAGACCATGTTCGGCATCCAGCCGAAAGCCTTGGCGACGGTCTCTTCGAGATCATCCACGAGAACGGGCACTTCCATCCCGAACGTTTCGACGAGCTCTTTCGCATAGCTGAGCTTGTGCTCGTAGGAGGTGTGCTGCTTGTATTTGCGGAAATATTTCCGCTCGCCCGCATGCGGTTCGCGGGAGTAGATGACATAAAAGTCAACGCCCTTGTCTTTGTAATTCTTGTAAAGCTCTTCCATGCCCGGCACCTGCCGGCGGTAGGGCGGTCAGGTGATGGCCCCGAACTCGAGAACGATGTTCCGCTGGCCGCGCAGGGTGGAAAGGTCGTGCTCCACGCCGTGGATGTCCTTCAGCTTCACTTCCGGCATGGGGTCGCCCGCGTGAACCTTGTCCTCAAACGCCTTGTGGCGGACTTTCCGGAAACCGCTGAGCTCGCGCTTGATGGTCCGGATGGGGTCGAGATACCACAGGCTCCACAGGCCCATGAAGGGGCCGGGGGGCCGGCTGATATACTCTTCCTTGCGCATAGGGTCGAATCCTCCAAAGGCCAAAAGGGAGACGGAAGTGTTCGGAACGTGTAATTTGGTGCGGGAGCCTCTTTTTGTCAAGGCCATTGCCGGATGCCGAAAAGAAGTGTCTTGTGACTTGGGGCATCTGGAAATAAAATGCTTTGAACCGGCGGAGTGCTCACGTTCTCCGGCCGCCGCGCTGCCGTTAGGAGGCCCAACCATGATCCGAAAGCTTTTCTTGTTCATTTCCAGTGTGATCGCGCTTGCCGCCTTTTCCGGGATGTTTCCGCTCCCATCGGTTGCGGGGCCGGCGGCGGCGCCGGGCCAAGAAAAAAGACAGCTCAGTCCGAAAGAACAGAAAGAGCTTGTTGGAAAGCAGCAGAAAATCGGGGAGGCGCAGCTGAAGGATGTCCAGCTGAAGATCCGGAACCTCCACAGACTGATCCAGGATGTGAACGACGACCTTGTCCTTCGCACTTCGAGTGGAGGGACCTACGAGCGAAAGCGCGCGCTCGAGAACCAGCTGCGGGACATCATCACGCTGTCCGCCCTGACGGCAGTGGCCATGGATGAAGCCCGCCGCCTGCGCCAGGAGATTGTTGAAATTCGCCAGGGCAGCCGCAGCGGTCCCCTCGATCCGAGACGGCTTCAACTCGTGAACTTCCTCGAAGCGCGCAGGCAGGAGTACGTCTTCTTCGCGACCCGGTAGCGCTATGATGCAACCGCCGTCGCGTCTGGTCTTTATCCGGCCTCTTTCTCGAAAACCGTCCAGCACACCTCCGCCGCCCGGCGGAACCCGAGACTCGTAAAGACTTTTTGCGAAGACACATTGCCGTCAACGATATAGCAGTACACCGCGCGCCCGCGCGCCCACTGGCGCTCGACGAGAGCGGAGACGACCCGCCGGGCGAGACTCCGGTTCCGGAACGGTTCCAGGGTGTGGAGCATGCCGATGGAGCCGTTGTCGTGGACGATCATGTAGGCGGCCAGCTCGCCCTCGATCCGCACGGCGGCGCTTGGGGCGGACCGGATCCGGCGGGCGCAGTAGGCGGGCGTTGCGCCGTAGAGATCGTGTTCCGCGAGGAGGGATGAATCCGCCTCCTGAAGCGTTTCGACGATGGGGCCTTCCTGAAAAGGGCGGAAGTCGGTTTCCGCAAGGGTGTAGAGGCCGCAGCGGGTTTCCCGCCGAACCGGACGGATGGCGGCGATCTCGTCGCGAAAGGCAAGGGAAAGGGCACTCAGCTTGATGAGCGGCTCATCGCCCGGGTCGGTGAGCCCGGCGCAGATGGCCTCGATCTCATCCAGATGCGTGATGAGTCTGTCCTTCTCTCCGATGGGTGCGAGCCAGCCCTTGCCCTGGTGCAGCGCCAGGCGGGGGGATCGCGGATCATCCGCCCAGATCGGGACGCCCCTCTCGTTTTCGAAAATTGCGCCCTCGAAACGAAGGCTGAGCGGGCGGGATTTCTTCAGAAGGGGGGCAAGCGCCCCGTCTGCGGGGTTTTTCAAGAGGGCGAGCGGCACGACCAACTCCCTGTTTCGGGCCGGAACGAATCTTGCGAGAGTGCGTCCTCGAAATTTCGGCCATCAATCCGTAAAGCGGTAGCGGATGAGCGTCCCGATGGCTTTCAGGCCGTCTCGCCAGGTGATCTTTTTGCCCTCTTCGTAGGAGCGCCCGTAGTAGGAGATGGGCAGTTCATAGACCCGCCATTTTTTTGCCTTGAAAATCTTCGCCGTCAGTTCGGGTTCGACATCGAAACCCCGCGAGCGGATGGTGATGTTTTCCACCACCTCTCGGCGGAACATCTTGTAGCAGGTCTCCATGTCCGTCAGCGTGCTGTTGAAGAGAACATTCGTGAGAAAGGTCAGGAAACGGTTGCCCGTTTTGTGCCAGAACATGTGAATGCGCTGGGGCTTTCCGCCGAATCTTGTCCCGTAGACGACATCGGCCACGCCCTTTTTGATGGGGCCGTAAAGCTCGGGCAACTCAAGGGGGTCGTACTCCAGATCGGCGTCCTGAACGACCATCACCTCGCCCCGCGCCGCCGCGAAGCCGGTGGAAAGCGCGCCGCCCTTCCCCTGGTTCTCGACGTGATAGATGACCCGGATGCCGGTTTTTTCGATTTCGGCCAGAATCTCGCGCGTGCCGTCCGTGCTCCCATCGTCCACGATGATCAGCTCAAGCGGCAGGGGTACTTTCAGGACCAGCGCCACAATCTCGCGAATGGTCTGCCGCTCGTTGTAGCAGGGCATGATGACGCTCAGGAGCGGCCGCGCGGGGGAGTTCTCTTCCATGAAGACCTCGGAGGCAAAAGAAGAAATTTCGGAGCGAAGCTTACATGGTGTCCATGGGGGAGGCAACGCGGCGTGCCGCCGCGGGTTTCTCCTTGGCAAAGCCAAGCCCCTATGCCAGAATCGGCGTCATCTGAAATGCTATCTTTTCAAGTTTCGCCATTGGCGCACAGGCCATGGCTATTTCGAAAGGAGGTCGCCGTGCCGCGATACATTGATATCAGCTGCGAGATTCGGAGCGGGGTGCCGATTCCGCCGGGTGTCCCGCAAAAAGTGAAGCACACGACCGGCTACCGCGGCCCCGACTCCCACCACTGGCAGGCCACCTGGCTGGAGATGAGCGCCCACACCGGCTCCCACGTGGACAGCACCAAGCATGTGGTCAAGGACGGCCCCAACATCGGGGAGGTGGATTTCCACCGCTACATGGGCGAGGCCGTCATACTCGATCTGATCCACATGGGGAAGCCGAACGCTGTGCTAAAGGCCGAGCATTTCAAGGGCATGGAAGCGAAGTGCCGCCCGGGCGACATCATCGTCGTCCGTACCGATTGGGGCCACAAGATGTTCGGGAAGATGGAGTACTATACCGAGTCTCCCTACATGGACACTTCCGCCGCCCAGTGGCTCGTCGATCGGAAGCCCAAGGCCATCGCCTTCGACTTTTTCGAGGAATACGACGCCCGGCGGACCGATTTCGACTCGACCGAATTTTATGTCCACCACATCATGCTGGGGGCCGATGTCGTTCTCATCGAGGGACTGGACAACCTTGGGGCCATCGGGCAAGAGCGTTTCTTCATGATGGCGCTTCCCATCAAAATCATGGACGCCGAGGCTTCCCCCGTCCGGGCCATCGCCGTCGTGGAGGACGAGTAAACCATGACCTCCCCCGTTCTGGAGCGCATGCGCGCGCTCTGCGCGCTTCCCGGCCCGCCGGGAAGAGAGGACGCGGTGCGTGGTGCCCTCGTCGAGATGCTCCGCGGCGAGGCGGATGTGCTTCGCGAGGACGGCTTCGGCAACCTCATCGCCCAGAAAAACTTGTATGACGGCGTTCCCCACGTCCTGGTGGAATGCCACATGGACGAGGTGGGTGTTGTCGTGACAGGGGTCGAACCCGGCGGCGCGATTCGCTTCGACAAGGTCGGTTTGGTGGCGAATGCCGTTTTCCCGGGCCGTGAAGTAGAGCTTCTCGCCGAGGACGGAACCCTGATTCGTGGGGTGGTCAATATCCGCTCCGGCCACCTTCAGGCCCTTCAGGGCCAGGAGCATCCCACGCCCGCCCAGATGTGGATCGATCTCGGTAATATGGACGGCGCGGCGGTCCGGCTTCTCGGGATTGGTCCTGGAACTCCCGGGGTCTTTTGCGGCTCCTTCGAGCCCCTCGGCGGGGGTGCCTGGAAGTCCAAGGCGGTGGACAACCGCTCGGGCTGCGCGCTGGCGGTGGAGGCCGTGCTGCGGGCGGGTGAGCTCGGAAACCGTCTCAAGCTCTCGGCCGCGTTTTGCGCCCAGGAGGAGATCGGCGCGCGCGG is a window encoding:
- a CDS encoding GNAT family N-acetyltransferase produces the protein MPLALLKNPADGALAPLLKKSRPLSLRFEGAIFENERGVPIWADDPRSPRLALHQGKGWLAPIGEKDRLITHLDEIEAICAGLTDPGDEPLIKLSALSLAFRDEIAAIRPVRRETRCGLYTLAETDFRPFQEGPIVETLQEADSSLLAEHDLYGATPAYCARRIRSAPSAAVRIEGELAAYMIVHDNGSIGMLHTLEPFRNRSLARRVVSALVERQWARGRAVYCYIVDGNVSSQKVFTSLGFRRAAEVCWTVFEKEAG
- a CDS encoding SDR family oxidoreductase, producing the protein MIPYVPKDALVDRVAIITGAGAGIGLATARAFLAAGARVVMTDVDGPRLSAAVSPLEAGDRVVCLEGDVSKAGAPGRAFDAAEEKFGAVDILVNNAGIMGPVAPIESMDPAGWRETLEVNLTAPFLWTAEFLRRLPAEIPEDRNVCVIHISSVSGKKPLVHRAPYCAAKAGIIGLTRQMALELGPRGIRVNAICPGAVSGERIERILKGRAEASGRTLEEERAYTLAETPLGAFIDPADIAAASVFPASDAARLITGEDMNVNGGRVMY
- a CDS encoding glycosyltransferase family 2 protein; translation: MEENSPARPLLSVIMPCYNERQTIREIVALVLKVPLPLELIIVDDGSTDGTREILAEIEKTGIRVIYHVENQGKGGALSTGFAAARGEVMVVQDADLEYDPLELPELYGPIKKGVADVVYGTRFGGKPQRIHMFWHKTGNRFLTFLTNVLFNSTLTDMETCYKMFRREVVENITIRSRGFDVEPELTAKIFKAKKWRVYELPISYYGRSYEEGKKITWRDGLKAIGTLIRYRFTD
- a CDS encoding cyclase family protein yields the protein MPRYIDISCEIRSGVPIPPGVPQKVKHTTGYRGPDSHHWQATWLEMSAHTGSHVDSTKHVVKDGPNIGEVDFHRYMGEAVILDLIHMGKPNAVLKAEHFKGMEAKCRPGDIIVVRTDWGHKMFGKMEYYTESPYMDTSAAQWLVDRKPKAIAFDFFEEYDARRTDFDSTEFYVHHIMLGADVVLIEGLDNLGAIGQERFFMMALPIKIMDAEASPVRAIAVVEDE
- a CDS encoding redoxin domain-containing protein gives rise to the protein MPGMEELYKNYKDKGVDFYVIYSREPHAGERKYFRKYKQHTSYEHKLSYAKELVETFGMEVPVLVDDLEETVAKAFGWMPNMVYVIDKEGKISYKATWTDQPRIDKVLDNLLAEQKKAGAAATA
- a CDS encoding MFS transporter is translated as MSANDAAASSPDSSLISEKIPWASMGLLFGAHFLVDSQVSFLSPLLPLIQEKFHLTLGGAGVLVYLISIANAGGQPLTAILVDRWPRAPWLVVGLIGSSFFLTAMGWLPYYGALVVAVPVGGFLAGLAHPDMASRAGALSARHRALSVSFFVSGGRLGFSLGPLIAIFVAQKWGMEWLWVYVVVNAVAVFGIMKGLPKPEVKEGATLLKGLGHALWKARKPASLLLGVTICRAIVAINVQGFLPTLYVERGLGLWSGGIANSILLFFGMGGVMLGGVLADRYEKKSIISFGIMLAFFSMIGFLLVPPGWGMFVLSALGVGIYMPMGVSMAFGQEILPTHRGFASALTLGASWGIASFSVVPLAVLAERVGLFQAFWALPVSLLLAFTLSRFLPKSV